In Rhodamnia argentea isolate NSW1041297 chromosome 4, ASM2092103v1, whole genome shotgun sequence, the following proteins share a genomic window:
- the LOC115740682 gene encoding protein BIG GRAIN 1-like A, giving the protein MNKRERPLREAAAAAAAVPPTVPQRRKTPSFSSSLLDSIYRSIDEPSGQDQASPLFPEPPLIKKQSTHKTNHGASLSSSSSSSSYSQRELSNLRRAIMVEEWMEKQSSRNSSDSSSAATFSTFSSSEAESTHRAKQRTLEDRKSGGDNAGGFSKTKLRALKLYGELKKVKQPISPGGRITSFLNSIFNSGNVKKAKMCHVGAVEDVSFERKPKSACSSASSFSRSCMSKTPSARSKLKRSVRFYPMSVIVGEDSQPCGHKCIYDNDRKAKNGGGGGASAVSQREREARVEAERERYFQKKMDARGSSKNRVVVRVYSDEDDDDDDVESDASSDLFELDHLIGLGRYGEELPVYETTCLKKNQAIAHGLIL; this is encoded by the coding sequence ATGAACAAGCGAGAGAGACCGCTCCGagaagccgccgccgccgccgccgccgtcccaCCCACCGTCCCGCAGAGAAGAAAGACCCCgtctttctcctcctccctcctcgaCTCCATCTACCGCTCCATCGACGAGCCCAGCGGTCAGGACCAAGCCTCTCCTCTGTTCCCGGAGCCACCCCTGATCAAGAAACAGAGCACCCACAAGACCAACCATGGagcctccctctcctcctcgtcttcttcctcctcttatTCGCAGCGAGAGCTCTCGAACCTCCGGAGGGCCATCATGGTCGAGGAGTGGATGGAGAAACAGAGCTCCCGCAACTCCTCCGACTCGAGCTCGGCGGCGACGTTCTCGACGTTCTCGTCCTCCGAAGCGGAGTCCACTCACAGAGCAAAACAGAGGACCCTCGAGGACCGCAAGAGCGGCGGCGACAATGCCGGCGGATTCTCGAAGACCAAGCTCCGGGCCCTCAAGCTCTACGGCGAGCTGAAGAAGGTGAAGCAGCCCATCTCGCCAGGAGGCCGGATCACAAGCTTCCTCAACTCCATCTTCAACTCCGGCAACGTCAAGAAGGCGAAGATGTGCCACGTCGGCGCGGTCGAGGACGTGAGCTTCGAGCGCAAGCCCAAGTCGGCATGTTCCTCCGCGTCTTCCTTCTCGAGGTCCTGCATGAGCAAAACCCCGAGCGCGAGAAGCAAGTTGAAGAGGTCGGTCCGGTTTTACCCCATGAGCGTCATCGTCGGCGAGGACTCTCAGCCCTGCGGCCACAAATGCATCTACGACAACGACCGGAAGGCCAAgaacggcggcggcggaggcgcgAGCGCCGTCTcccagagggagagagaagccaGGGTCGAAGCGGAGAGGGAGCGTTACTTTCAGAAGAAGATGGACGCGAGGGGTTCGAGCAAGAACAGGGTGGTGGTGAGGGTTTACAGCgatgaagacgacgacgacgacgacgtggAGAGCGACGCGAGTTCAGATCTCTTCGAGCTGGATCACTTGATCGGGTTAGGAAGGTACGGCGAGGAGTTGCCGGTGTACGAGACCACCTGTTTGAAGAAGAACCAAGCCATTGCTCATGGCTTGATCTTGTaa
- the LOC115740681 gene encoding protein Brevis radix-like 4, whose protein sequence is MLTCIARSKQPGDDSLSQPENAADSTSAIGPKNQSIKSLTSQLKDMALKASGAYRHCSPCTTGSSAGGQSRLRNSSESDADSDRFRWSYRRQGSSSSNTPKPWGKAELEARLKGISSGEATPKSASGRREPVVFVEESEPKEWVAQVEPGVLITFVSLPRGGNDLKRIRFSRDMFNKYQAQRWWTENYDRVMELYNVQRLNRQAFPLPTPPRSEDESSKIESVQDSPVTPPLTKERLPRNLYRPPGVAMGYSSSDSLDHHPGLPRPCRDSTGVASTPKLSSISGAKTETSSIDASMRSSSSRDADRSGELSFSNASDLETEWVEQDEPGVYITIRALPSGKRELRRVRFSRERFGEMHARVWWEENRARIHEQYL, encoded by the exons ATGCTGACGTGCATAGCTCGCTCGAAGCAGCCCGGCGACGACTCGCTGAGTCAGCCTGAGAACGCCGCCGATTCCACCTCCGCCATCGGCCCTAAGAACCAATCCATCAAGTCTCTCACTTCTCAG CTTAAGGACATGGCGCTCAAGGCCTCCGGGGCGTACAGGCACTGCAGTCCCTGCACGACGGGGTCGTCGGCTGGGGGTCAGAGCCGGCTCAGGAACTCGAGCGAGTCGGACGCGGACTCGGACCGGTTCCGGTGGTCGTACAGGCGGCAGGGGAGCTCGAGCTCGAACACGCCCAAGCCGTGGGGGAAGGCGGAGCTGGAGGCGAGGCTGAAGGGGATATCGAGCGGCGAGGCGACGCCCAAGTCCGCGAGCGGGCGCCGCGAGCCGGTGGTGTTCGTGGAGGAGAGCGAGCCCAAGGAGTGGGTGGCTCAGGTCGAGCCCGGTGTCCTGATCACGTTCGTGTCACTTCCCCGCGGCGGGAACGATCTCAAGCGGATACGGTTCAG CCGAGACATGTTCAACAAATATCAAGCTCAAAGATGGTGGACAGAGAATTATGACAGGGTCATGGAACTATACAATGTCCAGAGGCTTAACCGCCAAGCCTTTCCACTTCCAACCCCCCCAAGGTCTGAAGATGAG AGCTCAAAAATAGAATCTGTGCAAGACAGCCCTGTAACTCCACCACTCACAAAGGAACGTCTACCGCGAAATTTGTATCGTCCACCAGGAGTGGCAATGGGTTATTCCTCCTCAGATTCTCTTGATCACCACCCTGGACTGCCACGCCCTTGTCGTGACTCTACTGGTGTCGCATCTACCCCAAAACTCTCCAGCATCAGTGGTGCCAAGACAGAAACTTCATCTATTGATGCCTCAATGAGAAGTAGTTCTTCAAGGGATGCAGATCGTTCAGGAGAGCTGTCGTTCAGCAATGCTAGTGATCTTGAAACTGAATGGGTCGAACAAGATGAACCGGGAGTTTATATAACGATTAGAGCATTGCCAAGTGGTAAAAGAGAGCTCAGACGAGTCAGATTCAG TCGAGAAAGATTCGGGGAGATGCATGCTCGAGTATGGTGGGAAGAAAATAGAGCGAGGATCCACGAACAGTACTTGTAA
- the LOC115740686 gene encoding vacuolar protein sorting-associated protein 2 homolog 1-like: MSFLFGKRKTPAELLRENKRMLDKSIREIDRERQGLQTQEKKLILEIKKNAKQGQMGAVRLMAKDLIRTRHQIDKFYKLKSQLQGVSLRIQTMKSTLAMGEAMKGVTKAMGQMNRQMNLPSLQKIMQEFERQNERMEMTSEVMGDAIDDALEGDEEEEETEELVNQVLDEIGIDVNQELVNAPSTAVAAPAAQAKVAQAEATANEDSGIDSDLQARLDNLRRM, translated from the exons ATGAGTTTCCTCTTCGGCAAGCGCAAAACTCCCGCAG AGCTTCTGCGGGAGAATAAGAGGATGCTGGACAAGTCTATACGCGAAATTGACAGGGAGAGGCAAGGACTTCAAACTCAGGAGAAGAAGCTGATCCTAGAGATCAAGAAGAATGCCAAGCAAGGGCAGATG GGAGCTGTGAGGTTGATGGCAAAGGACCTTATTAGAACACGTCATCAGATTGACAAATTTTATAAACTCAAGTCACAGCTTCAGGGTGTTTCTCTTAGAATTCAG ACAATGAAATCAACGCTAGCGATGGGGGAGGCAATGAAAGGCGTGACAAAGGCAATGGGTCAGATGAACAGGCAGATGAACTTGCCATCATTGCagaaaattatgcaagaattTGAGAGGCAGAACGAGAGGATGGAAATGACGAGTGAAGTGATGGGTGATGCCATTGACGATGCTCtggaaggtgatgaagaagaggaggaaacgGAAGAATTAGTCAACCAGGTTCTAGATGAGATCGGTATAGATGTCAACCAAGAG CTTGTAAATGCACCATCAACTGCGGTTGCGGCTCCAGCTGCACAAGCTAAAGTTGCACAAGCAGAAGCTACGGCGAATGAAGACAGCGGAATAGACAGTGACCTACAGGCGAGGTTAGATAATTTAAGAAGGATGTAG